The DNA sequence CTTCGCAAAGCCCAGATGATCGCGCAGCGCGAACAGCATCTCCGGCCCGGCGTCTTCGGGCAGATACTTCGCCTTGGGGCTGAAGGGGAACTGCGCCATCGGGCCGAAGACATGGCAATGCGCATCCACCGCGCCGGGGGGCGGCGTGTATTTCGGCTTGCTCGGGTTCGAATGCCAGCTGGTGATGCGGTCGGTCATGCTCTCTCCATCGGCGCGCGTCCTTCGACAGGCTCAGGACGAGCGGGTCTGTAGCCCCGCGCCCCCGCCCGCCGAACCGATCGGCAGCATGGCAGCGCGTGATTCGCCCCGCCTATATCCACTTTCCGCGCCCGCGCAAAAGTGGGGAGCGATGGGAGGGCTGGGTCAGGAGATGGGGCGCAGGCGGAGGACGGCGGCGGTCAGAGCGTTTAAGGTGTAGTCAGCGCCACTACACCCGTTTTCCTCTGCGCCGAATTGGCCGGTGGCGAGGCCACAATCTGGCAATTACGATTATTAGTTCTTTATTGAGTTACAATAAGGATGCGTGATCTGACAATTCTCTTCGCCCCCCGCTCCACCGTCTGCCTTACGAATGATGTGGTCATACGATGCCGACTTTGTGGGATCAAGATAACCTCCACAAAGCGGACATTTTATTGCTTGCTTGAGGGACTCCCTGAGAAATGCGTAACTTTTAGCATCGTCTGAGAACTCAGCGCCGGGTTTAGACTGTATCGTATACAGCCTACTCTCTAACCCTAGGATCTGGGCAAAATCATTAGGAGTGATCGTAGATTCCAAATCATTGGAACGATCAAAAACATATTCTAACGCCTTCTGACTACCTTCAATGCGCGCCTTACTTCCTAAGGCAGATATGAGAAGAGTCAGAATTCCTTTATGCTCAATTAGTATTTGCTCAATCTTTTCTCGTCTTTCCGTAAACTTCCTGAACCAAAAAGAATCATTCGAAAGCGTTTTCTCTGCGATAATACTAAACATCGCCAGCATCAGAGGCGGGTAATGCCTACCCTTGGATGTATAGAAATATACAAATGGATGAAGGCCTAAACTCTTCGGTTTATTGCCGATCATTCGCCCGACAATTTTGTCTAATTGATCTAGTATGACGAGGGTCTGGGAGCCGTCGGGATCAACATCAAACCTTTCGAGCGGCCGCCCCTCTCGATCCGATAGCTGCGCGAGAGTAATCAAAAGATCTAGAGCATTGGTGATGGAGCTCGTACCCCCGAGGGGCAAGTCGATCGTTTTTAAAGGCGAACTTACTTCGGGAGAAAATAGCGCTTTATGCAGACTTTGCGCTTTTTCACTTATATTTTGCTGTACTGCTTCTTCGAATTTCGACCAATATTTGTGCCCTGTGGCTGCGCGCACGACAGAACGCGCTGCAATCGCCGGAGCCTTCCTCCGATGCTTTAATATACGAGTTTCAACGGGATCTAGCACCGAACCTTGCGTGTTTATTTTGAAGAATGAAGATTCTGCTTTGTCTGCGTCCCCGACGATCCATTGGACCTGCAATCCCCGAGTAGCGAAATTCATTATACGGGGGTCTACGCTGCCCTCTTCACTGCTATTAAGCTTGGCCTGAAAATGCAGGAACGTTCCCGCCCGCCTTTCAACTTCTAAGCGAGCCTGCCGCGC is a window from the Altererythrobacter sp. B11 genome containing:
- a CDS encoding HNH endonuclease family protein; the protein is MSTNTVNLDAMISRSDFASSAGKMASQASDNFEKIALKDVVGDGAWLPKLLRKPDFQRETTHWKTSQIAMFIESFLEGELIPAVILWKSDTHIFVIDGGHRLSALLAWAQDDYGDGPRSHSFFKGELTNAQKRLARQARLEVERRAGTFLHFQAKLNSSEEGSVDPRIMNFATRGLQVQWIVGDADKAESSFFKINTQGSVLDPVETRILKHRRKAPAIAARSVVRAATGHKYWSKFEEAVQQNISEKAQSLHKALFSPEVSSPLKTIDLPLGGTSSITNALDLLITLAQLSDREGRPLERFDVDPDGSQTLVILDQLDKIVGRMIGNKPKSLGLHPFVYFYTSKGRHYPPLMLAMFSIIAEKTLSNDSFWFRKFTERREKIEQILIEHKGILTLLISALGSKARIEGSQKALEYVFDRSNDLESTITPNDFAQILGLESRLYTIQSKPGAEFSDDAKSYAFLRESLKQAIKCPLCGGYLDPTKSASYDHIIRKADGGAGGEENCQITHPYCNSIKN